In the genome of Cercospora beticola chromosome 2, complete sequence, one region contains:
- a CDS encoding uncharacterized protein (MEROPS:MER0034665) has translation MSDHSVFRPEWLEFENELGFRPLLLGPTYEDLLEQYRHNLFNVTKKYGLPSPDESVSVSHETTSTGVRLRVYTPPNQKLNQSIVCYIHGGGLVLGTVEEDDVLVRRYAKDTGLVFVSVDYRLAPYDPYPAGFGDCIDAAEWCVGHAAEYGSKPATVLLMGVSAGATLAIATALNLISHRKTSQLQGVVAIQPFTIHPDVVPGEIQRKYKSYNEHNGRSVYTRAAMETLLDLHGSPKTDPFIFPSYSRLLKKLPCVYLSGCEVDTLRDDARIFKELLVDDHVLHEYHEYTGLPHCFFAYPSPYLEKPREEYFRKTAAGIKFVLESSEIPAIPLS, from the exons ATGAGTGATCACTCTGTTTTCCGGCCGGAATGGCTTGAG TTTGAAAACGAGCTTGGTTTTCGACCTCTACTGCTTGGCCCCACCTATGAAGATCTCTTGGAGCAATACAGACATAACCTGTTCAACGTGACGAAGAAATACGGCCTACCCTCGCCGGATGAGTCCGTTTCTGTCTCCCATGAGACCACTTCGACCGGTGTGCGACTCAGAGTCTACACGCCACCCAACCAAAAGCTCAACCAGTCCATAGTCTGCTACATTCATGGTGGTGGACTGGTACTTGGAactgtcgaagaagatgatgtgtTGGTGCGCCGATATGCTAAAGACACTGGACTCGTGTTCGTCAGCGTCGATTATCGCCTTGCTCCTTATGATCCCTATCCGGCCGGATTCGGAGACTGCATTGATGCTGCCGAGTGGTGCGTGGGTCACGCAGCCGAGTATGGATCAAAGCCGGCGACGGTGCTACTGATGGGGGTCTCTGCTGGAGCTACACTAGCCATTGCCACAGCTCTGAACCTCATCTCGCATCGCAAGACGAGTCAACTGCAGGGCGTTGTTGCTATACAGCCATTCACCATTCATCCAGATGTAGTGCCAGGGGAGATCCAGCGCAAATACAAGAGCTACAACGAACATAACGGACGCTCTGTCTACACAAGAGCAGCGATGGAGACTCTGCTCG ATCTGCACGGATCTCCCAAGACTGATCCATTCATCTTCCCGTCGTACTCCAGGCTGTTGAAGAAGCTACCGTGTGTATATCTATCCGGCTGCGAAGTAGATACACTTCGCGATGACGCTCGAATATTCAAGGAGCTACTTGTCGACGACCA TGTTCTTCATGAGTATCACGAATACACCGGCCTGCCTCACTGCTTTTTTGCATACCCTTCACCATACTTGGAGAAGCCAAGAGAAGAATATTTTCGCAAAACTGCTGCAGGCATCAAATTTGTGCTCGAGTCGTCGGAAATCCCAGCGATCCCACTCAGCTGA
- the LET1 gene encoding 26S protease regulatory subunit 8, translating into MALDTFFHNKIESMKLEIIQGQAVLRRLEAQRNEYNSRVRLLREELGLLQQPGSYVGEVVKVMGTKKVLVKVHPEGKYVVDVADNIDISKLTAGKRVTLLSDSYKLSSLLPSSVDPLVSLMMVEKVPDSTYDMIGGLDEQIKQIKEVIELGLKHPELFESLGIAQPKGVLLYGPPGTGKTLLARAVAHHTDCKFIRVSGSELVQKYIGEGSRMVRELFVMAREHAPSIIFMDEIDSIGSSRVEGSSGGDSEVQRTMLELLNQLDGFEPTKNIKVIMATNRLDILDPALLRPGRIDRKIEFPPPTAEARADILRIHSRSMNLTRGINLMKIAEKMNGCSGAELKGVCTEAGMYALRERRVHVTQEDFDLATAKVLNKHDDKETSLAKLWK; encoded by the exons ATGGCGCTCGATACCTTCTTCCACAACAAGATCGAGAGCATGAAGCTCGAGATCATCCAAGGCCAAGCAGTATTGCGACGTCTCGAAGCGCAGCGAAACGAGTACAATAGTAGAGTCCGGTTACTGCGCGAAGAGCTCGGCCTGCTCCAGCAGCCGGGCAGCTATGTGGGCGAGGTGGTGAAAGTGATGGGGACGAAGAAGGTGCTGGTGAAGGTGCACCCAGAGGGCAAATATG TGGTCGACGTGGCGGATAACATCGACATCTCGAAACTCACAGCTGGCAAACGTGTCACCCTCCTTTCTGACTCATACAAACTCTCATCGCTCCTTCCATCCTCCGTCGATCCCCTGGTCTCTCTCATGATGGTGGAAAAGGTGCCAGACAGCACATACGACATGATCGGTGGTCTAgacgagcagatcaagcAAATCAAGGAAGTCATCGAGCTGGGGTTGAAGCATCCCGAGTTGTTCGAATCATTGGGTATTGCGCAGCCAAAGGGAGTCTTGCTATACGGGCCACCTGGTACAGGCAAAACGTTGTTGGCAAGAGCTGTGGCACATCACACCGACTGCAAGTTCATTCGTGTTTCGGGATCAGAGCTGGTGCAAAAGTACATTGGTGAAGGATCGCGTATGGTGAGAGAACTGTTCGTCATGGCACGAGAGCACGCCCCGTCAATCATCTTCATGGACGAGATCGATTCCATCGGATCCTCGCGTGTCGAGGGCTCATCGGGTGGTGACTCCGAAGTGCAGCGAACTATGCTGGAACTGCTTAACCAACTGGACGGTTTCGAGCCCACAAAGAACATCAAGGTCATCATGGCCACGAATCGTCTCGATATTCTTGATCCTGCTCTTCTGCGACCTGGACGTATCGACCGAAAGATCGAATTCCCACCGCCAACTGCCGAAGCAAGAGCAGACATTCTGCGCATCCACTCGCGAAGCATGAATTTGACCAGAGGCATCAATCTGATGAAGATTGCAGAAAAGATGAACGGGTGCTCGGGTGCAGAGTTGAAGGGCGTGTGCACAGAAGCAGGCATGTACGCGCTGAGAGAGCGAAGAGTGCATGTAACACAAGAGGACTTCGACCTGGCCACTGCGAAGGTGCTCAACAAGCACGACGACAAGGAGACGAGTTTGGCCAAGCTGTGGAAGTAG
- a CDS encoding uncharacterized protein (BUSCO:EOG09260KWP) yields MCGQQESFTADGRPTTTDAQDHADFLSTAPTTRRSSVVTEEMSRSQHDAAERQSSYADMQASQASLQSQAGEAAQGTTRRPRARHQDYGSMQGSSTSAVPSGGRTPQASQQTPKRPNAGPRKPSTAAPHRGDLFSVDDDAVEVDADLREQRSHSKVAAQRERQLRRRESTIRRRVPQPALPRVESDEQEEEAAQTTGTDTVRTTVRPKSPLDAGDPSSEETLQGEEEEEEEDEGTPNSDDDDSADLSDAESFTLKDRQQAINETHPFGIRIWKPALYKKSRSVQRNAEGDIHSAPGGNVSRWLWVFNALWTLIFGWWLALITAAGGVVCLLFSICQATSGTPGCREYGRVLINLAHYLFYPFGKYILLERDEQYLHEDEGEGRDIAEYERWQAGDIEAGRLFFGPTDINRSLIGRRREEVPDLEDNETDSLLGRARSSSVAQRARNRTKKRLFGRGEWTLGRVIFFLFFYFLITPFLFLVSGICWFLVFTIPMGKVTLLLFYHLRRHPLAMSFHTDSHYQRFDSQPRGSSDSVILLCTYRAVGIKYWKYTIDGTNIFLINLLGLVAFAIIDYFVLYETLHIDTWFTSPGFVFVIALASIIPLAYFIGQAVASISAQSSMGVGATINAFFSTIVEVFLYCVALDEGKSQLVEGSIIGSIFAGILFLPGLSMCFGAIKRKTQRFNVKSAGVTSTMLLFAVIAAFGPTLFYQFYGSHVLNCRQCIDMPNGPDEERDCRRCYFTQVPELNDEFFISAVRPYVWFCAVCLFLSYVVGLLFTLRTHAAVIWNNEPEEEKKKHQDILHNGPHPGHLNLPYTAGLVQADHNSATGRKQTHGTINTADIRSSQMYKRILTQSLKQAGITTAGAPEGKDNKNTAADAEGQGPHIVPPKSAGNDTTSSSIIASGLSAEDNRALVQQVAEMAATAATIAARDATTAPRRASHMATTSATPTASRHQSHIKDSKDGRPPVGSNAIDYATGGLAPVAEEASGGHGGHDAPNWSRMKSAVILMSATVAYAIIAEILVDTVDVVLTSVSIPEKFLGITLFSLVPNTTEFLNAISFAMNGNVALSMEIGSSYALQVFLLQTPCLVLFTAIYNNWVPGEQLAEHSFSLIFPQWDMVCVLLSVFLFGWIVGEGKSNYFKGSILIFTYLVVVIGFWFTGYNSEAMMGIDRFDTLALGIQPQKFHTIGQSGSGMAFPFRVRPKTKV; encoded by the exons ATGTGTGGGCAACAAGAGAGCTTTACGGCGGATGGCCgacccaccaccaccgatgCGCAGGACCACGCCGACTTCCTTTCCACTGCTCCCACGACGCGGCGCAGCTCCGTGGTCACCGAAGAGATGAGCCGCAGTCAGCACGACGCTGCCGAGCGGCAGTCGAGCTACGCAGACATGCAGGCCAGCCAGGCGAGTCTGCAATCCCAGGCGGGCGAGGCAGCACAAGGCACTACTCGGCGCCCTCGAGCTCGGCATCAGGATTACG GCTCGATGCAGGGTTCATCCACGAGCGCGGTCCCAAGTGGAGGTCGAACTCCACAAGCATCACAACAAACTCCCAAACGACCCAATGCCGGTCCGCGAAAACCCTCGACGGCAGCACCGCACCGTGGAGACCTATTCTCagtcgacgacgatgcgGTAGAGGTCGATGCAGATCTACGAGAGCAGAGAAGTCATTCCAAGGTCGCTGCACAGCGCGAAAGACAACTCAGACGAAGAGAGAGCACAATTCGGCGGCGAGTGCCTCAGCCCGCATTACCTCGAGTGGAGAGTgacgagcaggaagaggaagccgcGCAGACTACAGGCACAGACACTGTCAGAACAACAGTGAGACCCAAATCACCACTAGACGCCGGCGATCCTAGCTCGGAAGAAACACTccaaggcgaggaggaggaagaagaagaagatgagggaACCCCAAATagtgacgacgatgacagcgCAGACTTGAGCGACGCTGAGAGTTTCACCCTCAAGGATCGACAACAAGCAATCAATGAAACACATCCTTTCGGAATCAGGATATGGAAGCCGGCGCTGTACAAGAAAAGTCGATCAGTGCAAAGAAATGCAGAAGGTGACATTCATAGTGCTCCGGGCGGCAATGTCAGTCGATGGCTATGGGTATTCAACGCTCTCTGGACATTAATATTCGGCTGGTGGCTAGCTCTGATCACAGCTGCTGGAGGAGTAGTTTGCCTACTCTTCAGCATATGCCAGGCCACGTCAGGCACGCCCGGGTGTCGGGAGTATGGCCGCGTATTGATCAATCTTGCGCACTACCTATTCTACCCTTTTGGCAAGTATATCTTACTGGAGCGCGACGAACAGTATCTgcacgaagacgaaggagaAGGGAGAGACATTGCTGAATATGAGCGATGGCAAGCCGGCGACATTGAAGCTGGtcgcctcttcttcggaccTACAGATATCAATCGATCCTTGATCGGGCGACGTCGAGAAGAAGTACCTGACCTGGAGGACAACGAGACTGATAGCCTCCTTGGTCGGGCCAGATCGAGTTCGGTGGCTCAGCGGGCTCGGAACCGCACCAAGAAGCGATTGTTTGGCCGCGGAGAATGGACACTCGGCAGAGTGatattcttcctcttcttctactttctgaTCACACCATTCTTGTTCCTCGTCAGCGGAATCTGTTGgttcctcgtcttcacgaTCCCGATGGGCAAAGTCACGCTGTTACTGTTCTACCACTTGCGTCGCCACCCGCTTGCCATGAGCTTCCACACCGACAGCCATTACCAGCGATTTGATTCGCAACCACGAGGCAGCTCCGACAGCGTCATCCTGCTATGCACATATCGGGCAGTCGGCATCAAATACTGGAAGTACACAATCGACGGAACGAATATCTTCCTCATCAATCTTCTCGGACTTGTGGccttcgccatcatcgatTACTTTGTGCTCTATGAGACTTTGCACATCGACACATGGTTCACTTCTCCGGGTTTTGTGTTCGTCATTGCGCTGGCATCGATCATACCGCTTGCTTACTTCATCGGCCAAGCAGTGGCTTCGATCTCTGCTCAATCATCGATGGGTGTAGGAGCCACAATCAACGCCTTCTTCAGCACCATTGTGGAGGTGTTCCTCTACTGTGTCGCATTGGATGAAGGCAAGTCGCAACTTGTCGAAGGCAGTATTATCGGCTCCATTTTTGCCGGTATACTTTTCTTGCCTGGACTGTCAATGTGCTTCGGCGCCATCAAACGCAAGACTCAGCGCTTCAACGTGAAGTCGGCTGGCGTTACCTCAACAATGCTGCTGTTTGCGGTCATTGCGGCGTTCGGGCCAACTCTATTCTACCAGTTCTATGGCTCTCACGTCCTCAACTGTCGCCAATGCATCGATATGCCCAACGGACCTGACGAAGAGCGTGATTGTCGCAGATGTTACTTCACTCAGGTACCAGAGCTCAACGATGAGTTCTTCATCTCAGCCGTCAGGCCATACGTCTGGTTCTGTGCCGTGTGCTTGTTTTTGTCCTACGTTGTAGGTCTGCTGTTCACCTTGCGCACCCATGCAGCTGTGATCTGGAACAATGAgcctgaagaagagaagaagaagcaccaGGACATTCTCCATAACGGGCCTCACCCGGGACACCTGAATTTGCCGTACACTGCAGGCCTCGTTCAGGCAGACCATAATTCAGCAACCGGCAGGAAGCAGACCCACGGCACGATAAACACTGCTGACATTCGGTCCAGTCAAATGTACAAGCGGATACTTACTCAGAGCCTCAAGCAGGCTGGCATCACCACAGCCGGAGCTCCTGAAGGGAAAGACAACAAGAACACCGCTGCAGATGCCGAAGGACAAGGACCGCACATTGTGCCACCTAAGAGTGCTGGTAACGACACCACTTCTAGCAGCATAATTGCAAGTGGTCTCAGTGCTGAGGATAATCGTGCACTGGTGCAGCAAGTGGCAGAGATGGCAGCGACTGCTGCTACAATCGCCGCACGAGATGCCACCACCGCTCCACGTCGCGCCAGTCACATGGCGACCACGTCTGCTACCCCAACAGCGTCGCGTCACCAGTCTCACATCAAAGACAGCAAGGATGGTCGTCCGCCAGTGGGTTCCAATGCTATCGACTATGCCACTGGCGGGTTGGCGCCAGTGGCTGAGGAAGCGTCCGGTGGTCACGGCGGCCACGATGCGCCCAATTGGTCGCGCATGAAGTCTGCCGTTATACTGATGTCGGCGACAGTGGCCTACGCTATCATTGCCGAGATTTTGGTCGATACTGTTGACGTTGTTCTTACGTCTGTCAGCATTCCGGAGAAGTTCCTTGGTATCACACTGTTCTCCCTGGTGCCGAACACGACCGAGTTCCTCAACGCCATCAGCTTTGCCATGAACGGCAATGTTGCTCTGTCGATGGAGATTGGATCGAGTTATGCTCTGCAGGTCTTCCTGCTCCAGACGCCTTGCCTGGTCCTGTTCACTGCTATCTACAACAACTGGGTTCCAGGTGAGCAGCTCGCCGAGCACAGCTTCAGCCTTATCTTCCCGCAATGGGACATGGTATGTGTGCTTCTCagcgtcttcctcttcggctGGATTGTGGGAGAGGGAAAGAGCAACTACTTCAAGGGAAGTATACTTATCTTCACTtacctcgtcgtcgtcattgGCTTTTGGTTCACTGGATACAACAGTGAG GCGATGATGGGCATTGATCGCTTTGATACTTTGGCACTTGGCATTCAACCGCAAAAGTTCCACACGATAGGACAGTCAGGCAGTGGCATGGCTTTCCCGTTCCGTGTACGACCGAAGACAAAAGTTTGA